A stretch of DNA from Microlunatus capsulatus:
GCGAGCCGGTGGTGGACGGGGTCCCCTCCTGGGTGCGCGGTGAGGTGCTGCAGCGCACAGCGGTGGGGTCGAGCTTCCTCGTCGCCGTCCTGGCCACCCGGGCCGAGCAGCGCGACGGGTCCGCGCCGCTCGTCTACCACGACCGCGCCTACCACCGGGTGGACGACGGCTCGGCGGTCTGACGCGTGTCGGACGCGGGCCCCTAGGGTGGTCCGGCGGCGACCCCGACCGGGGCCGCGGTGACGAGCAGCAGCGGAGGGACGCGATGCCCCCACGGTCCCGACGGGCGGGGCGCGAGCGACCCGTCGTCACCCAGCCGGAGGGCCCCGTCCTGGTCGTCTGCCGCGGCGGCGACTGCGGCAACCGGACGCTGTTCCCCGGCACGGACCACGTCGGCCAGCTGCGGGCGCTCCGGGCCGGCGTGGTGGGGACGACGGCGAGGGTGCTGACCAGCCCCTGCCTGGACGCGTGCGAGCACGCGAACGTCGTGGTGGTGCTGCCCGGCCGCGCGGGCCGCGAGCGGGGCGGGGAGCCCGTGTGGGTCGGCGGCGTGCTGGACCCGGCCGTCACCGACGACCTCGTCGCCTGGGTCGCGGCCGGCGGACCCGCCGTCGCCGAGCCGCCCGTCCTCGTCGACATCGCCCGCGTCCGGCCCAGCCGGCAGAGCCGCCAGGAGCTGGACGAGGTCCTGGAGGGCTGACGGGGTGTGACAGCCCCGCGCCCGTGGGTACCGGGGCCTGGCAAGCCGCACCCGACCCGTGTCCGGGTGCGGCCCAGGCTGGGAGGGTTGAGAGGACAGCCCTTCCGGTCGTCGCCCTCTACCGGTGCGCGGACGCGGACGGATGCACCCGTGGTGCGGCGGAGTGGTCGAGGTCGGCGACGGGTCGGGCGCGAGCCGCCCCGTACCGTCGGGGTGTGCCGCTCACCCAGGTCGCCGGTCTCGCCGTCCGCTCGTGGGGTGACGTCGCGCCCGACCGGCCCGCCGTCCTCGCCCTGCACGGGCTCACCAGCACGTCGGCGGTGTGGGCCGACCTCGCCGCCCGGCTGCCCGGCGTGCCCGTGCTGGCCCCCGACCTGCCCGGTCGCGGCGGGTCGGTCGACGTGGCGGTCGCGCCCGGCCTGCCCGGGCTCGCCGCCGCCGTCGTGCGGGCCGTGGACGCGCTGGGGCTGCGCCGGCTGGTCGTCGTCGGCCACTCGATGGGCGCCTTCCTGGCCCCGCTGGTGGTCCAGCAGCTGGGCGCCCGCGCGGAGGCCGTCGTCCTGCTCGACGGCGGTGTGCCGCCCGAGCCCTCGGCCCTGCTGCGCCCCCTCGTCGTGCGTGCGCTGTTCACCGTCCAGCTGCGCCGGCTCGTGCGGACCTGGCCCGATGTCGAGCGCTACACCCGGGCCGCCGAGGGCGGCGCGGCCGACCACCGCCCCGACCTGCACGCCGGCTTCCGGGCCTGGTCCGAGGCGGTCCTCGCCCCGCACGCCGGCGGGTTCCGGCCGCGGCTGGACGTCCGCCGGATCGTCGCGGACGCGGTCGACAGCCTCACCCGGCCCCCGCACCTGCACGTGCTCCGGGGGAGCGCCGCCCCGGTCCACCTGCTCGCCGCCGCCCGCGGGGCCGACGACGGCCGGCCCGCCTTCCTCTCCGACGCGGCCGTCGCCGCCGGTCGGGTGGTCCTGCCCGACCTCAGCTGGGAGCGGGTGCAGGCCAACCACGCCACCCTGCTCTTCGAGCCGGCGACGGCGGCCGTCGTGACGCGCCTGCTGGCGCGGTAGCCGATCTGGGCGCGCGCCGCCGGTCGCGGCCGGTCGTGACCGTTCACCGGCCCGCCCCCCGCGGTCGACCCGCTGGACCACGGCCGTTCACCGGCGTCGTCCAGGGTGTGCCGGTGACGACACCGGCCTGCTCCCGCCGGGGCGGGCCCGCGGCGCCGGACGGCCCGTCGGCCGACCCCGCCGCGACGACCCGGCCCGAGCGCCCGCGGGTGCGCGGGCGGACCGACGACCTGCGCTACCAGGCCAACGCCGAGGACCCGGGCCGGGCCCGCTGGCCCGAGCTCAAGGCCCGGATCAGCACCGCCGGCTTCGACCCCGGCGCGGCCTGACCGACCTCGAGGATCCCCCCTCGGACCGGGATCCGGTCGGGCGTGGCCGCGCCCGAGTGAGGGCAGGCTAACCTCACCTGCACGGGTGTCGCACCGGCGTCCGTTCCGATCGAGGGAGGGCGTCCATGGCGGAGGCGACGGCCCGGCGGCCGAGCCGGGCCACGAAGGCCGAGCACGTCGGCATGGGGATGTACGAGGCGGTGGTGGCGCGCACCCGCCGGCTGACCCCGCACCTGGTCCGCGTGACGCTGGCCTCGGAGGAGCTGCGCGGCTTCCGCGACGACGGCCCCGACCAGCGGTTCAAGCTGCTGCTGCCGCACCCGGGACAGGAGCGGCCGGTGCTGCCGGACCGCGAGGACTGGTACGAGTCGTGGCGGGCGATGCCCGTCGACGTCCGGCCCGTCATGCGGACCTACACGATCCGGACGGCCCGTCCCGAGGAGGGCGAGGTGGACGTCGACGTCGTCCTGCACCAGCCGTCCGGGCCGGCCTCCAGCTGGGCCGCCGCCGCCGCGCCGGGGGACCGGGTTGCGCTCTACGCCGCCTGGGCCGAGTACGAGGTCGCCCCGGACGCCGGCCGCCAGCTGGTCGCCGGCGACCACACCGCGCTGCCGGCCATCGGGGCCATCTGCGAGCGGCTGGACGCCGGCGCGCAGGCCGACGTCCTGGTGGAGGTGGCCGGTCCGGAGGAGCGGCTCGAGCTCTGCACCCCGCCCGGGGTGGTGCTGCGCTGGCTGGACGCGGTGCCGGGGCGCCCGGGGGCCGCGCTGGCAGCCGCCGTCGGGGCGCTGCCCGTCGACATCGGCTTCGGGTACGCCTGGGTCGCGGCCGACCGGGACACGGTCGCGCAGATCCGCCGGCACCTCGTGGGCGCCCGCGGTCTGGCGCCCGAGCAGGTGATGTTCATGGGCTACTGGCGCACCGACGGGGCGATCGATGAGTGAGGTCAGCCGCCGGGCCCTGCTGGGCGGGCTGCTCGGCACCACGACGCTGCCCGCGGCCTGCGGGAGGGCCAGCGAGGACGGGACGCCGGGGCCCGGGGGCGCGACGGCCGCCGGCGGCACCCGGACCGTCGAGTCCGCCCGCGGACCGGTGGAGATCCCCCGCGCGCCCCGCCGGGTGGTCTGCACCGACTTCTACTCCACCTACGCGCTGCTCGACGTCGGCTTCACCCCGGTCGGGACGGCGGAGGCGACGGTCGGGGGCGTGCTGCCCGCCCAGCAGGCCGCCTACGACGCGTTGACCAAGGTCGGCACGACCACCGAGCTGCGCTACGAGGCGATCGCCGCCCTGACGCCGGACCTCGTCCTCGGCACCCTGGTCCCCGGCCTGGCCGAGGACCTGCCCGAGAAGCTGGCCGCGATCGCCCCGACGGCGCTGTTCGCCGCGAGCAGCCCCGGGGACTGGAAGCAGCGGGCCGTCCGCGCCGCCGACGCCGTCGGCCGCCGTGCCGAGGGCGAGGCGCTGGCCCGGGCCTACGACGCGCGGGTCGCCGAGCTGCGCTCGACGCACGCCGAGCCGCTGGGCCGGCTCACCTGGGCACTCGTCCGGGCCAGCACCGACGGCACGGTCTTCGTCGACGGGGCGACCTCGTGGAGCGGGGTGGTCCTGGCCGACCTCGGCGCCCGGCTCACAGCGGCGGCGCCCGCCGACGTCCCGACCACCCCGATCTCGGCCGAGCGCTACGACGGCCTCGCCGACGCCGACGTCGTCCTCTCCCTGGCCGACGCCACCGGCCGGCCCGACCCGCGCACCGCCGACGCCCTCGGCCAGGCCGCCTTCACCCGGACCGTCGACGCGGCCCGCCAGGTCCCGCTGTCCAGCTACTACGCCGCGCACTACCTCGACGGCCAGGCCGTGCTGGACCAGGTCGAGGCGGTCCTCGAGCAGAGCTGAGCGGATCGTGGTGGGTCGTGCCGCGATGTCGCGGCACGGTCCGCCACGGTCATGGGTCGGGGTCCGGCGGGGCGGGGGCTGCTAGGTTCGGCGGTACGAGCTGGTCGTGCACCCGGGAGGGTGACAGGGAACCCGGTGGGACTCCGGGGCTGGCGCGCAGCGGTGAGGGTGACGTGGGTGGCGTGAGACCACTGGGACCGGTGAGGTCCTGGGAAGGTGCCATCGGCGGGTGATCCCGAGTCCGAAGACCTGCCGGCTCGCTGTCCGCCGTCAGGACCTCGCGACCTGGGTCCCCCGACCGAAACGAGACTGGTGTGCCCGCACCGACCCTGCCCGCCGTCGACCCCGTCCTCGACGCCCTCGCCCGTGACCCCGTCCGGCCCCCCCTGCACCGGCCGCACCCGCGCGCCGACCCGGTGGACCGGCCCTGGCGGACGTTCGCCGACCTCGCCGACGTCCCGGCCTGGGCCGACGTCGCCGACCGGTACGCCCGAGCCGTCGGC
This window harbors:
- a CDS encoding ABC transporter substrate-binding protein; protein product: MSEVSRRALLGGLLGTTTLPAACGRASEDGTPGPGGATAAGGTRTVESARGPVEIPRAPRRVVCTDFYSTYALLDVGFTPVGTAEATVGGVLPAQQAAYDALTKVGTTTELRYEAIAALTPDLVLGTLVPGLAEDLPEKLAAIAPTALFAASSPGDWKQRAVRAADAVGRRAEGEALARAYDARVAELRSTHAEPLGRLTWALVRASTDGTVFVDGATSWSGVVLADLGARLTAAAPADVPTTPISAERYDGLADADVVLSLADATGRPDPRTADALGQAAFTRTVDAARQVPLSSYYAAHYLDGQAVLDQVEAVLEQS
- a CDS encoding (2Fe-2S) ferredoxin domain-containing protein produces the protein MPPRSRRAGRERPVVTQPEGPVLVVCRGGDCGNRTLFPGTDHVGQLRALRAGVVGTTARVLTSPCLDACEHANVVVVLPGRAGRERGGEPVWVGGVLDPAVTDDLVAWVAAGGPAVAEPPVLVDIARVRPSRQSRQELDEVLEG
- a CDS encoding alpha/beta fold hydrolase, translating into MPLTQVAGLAVRSWGDVAPDRPAVLALHGLTSTSAVWADLAARLPGVPVLAPDLPGRGGSVDVAVAPGLPGLAAAVVRAVDALGLRRLVVVGHSMGAFLAPLVVQQLGARAEAVVLLDGGVPPEPSALLRPLVVRALFTVQLRRLVRTWPDVERYTRAAEGGAADHRPDLHAGFRAWSEAVLAPHAGGFRPRLDVRRIVADAVDSLTRPPHLHVLRGSAAPVHLLAAARGADDGRPAFLSDAAVAAGRVVLPDLSWERVQANHATLLFEPATAAVVTRLLAR
- a CDS encoding siderophore-interacting protein, with the translated sequence MAEATARRPSRATKAEHVGMGMYEAVVARTRRLTPHLVRVTLASEELRGFRDDGPDQRFKLLLPHPGQERPVLPDREDWYESWRAMPVDVRPVMRTYTIRTARPEEGEVDVDVVLHQPSGPASSWAAAAAPGDRVALYAAWAEYEVAPDAGRQLVAGDHTALPAIGAICERLDAGAQADVLVEVAGPEERLELCTPPGVVLRWLDAVPGRPGAALAAAVGALPVDIGFGYAWVAADRDTVAQIRRHLVGARGLAPEQVMFMGYWRTDGAIDE